The Eubacterium maltosivorans genome includes the window CGCGGTCTCGCCCAAAAGGTATGACAGGGTAATATCCGGAAAGCGTACATAACACATGGATAACGCCCAGGCTACTGCCATCTTCACATAGTAGTCCTCATGGCGGACTGCGTCCAGAAGCTCGATGGTTTGATGAATATAGGCTTCATCAATATAATAAAACAGAAGCATCACGATGCCAAAGCGGAGAGTAAAGGCGTCTGAGGATTTAAGCTTGGATAAAACAAAGCCCCAGAATAGCTCAGGGTAGGCTCTAGCATGCTTTAAACCACTGCAGAAACTGTCGCATACAGACCAGTTGTCGATTTTGGGGATAAAAGTATTAATGGATGCTATGATGGTATCCAGTCCGGCTTTTTCAGGGTCCAGATAACCGATCACCATTCCTTTGAGCATTTTTTCTTCAAAATAATCTTCAGGTCCCTGAGACAGAAAAAGCGGATAATCTTCTTTCACAATACGTTTCGCAATCTTTCTGAGTATAGGAAGTCGGACTCCTATCAATTCGCAATGATCAGGCAGCAATTTTTGCTGAAATCTGCGATAATCATTTTCTGCAAGTAAAAACAGTTCTTCACGTATGGTCATGTCAGCCTCCTTTAGTGTTTATATTATAGCATAAATATGGCAAAACGGACTGGAATAAAAAACGGTTGAATCTTAAAAAACTTAAGAAAAGCGTCTGCATTTTTATGTTTTAAAAAAAGTTGTTCTTTTTTAAAGGATATTAACATAAAAAAAAGAATAATATTAAAGTACCCTTTGGTACAAATATCAGATATTACAGGGAAAGTGGTGAGAAGATGGCGCCTCGTTATAGTGAAGAGGTTATTAACCAGGTGCTGCAGGCCAACGATATTATCGACGTTGTATCAGAGTATGTGACACTGAAAAAAGCCGGAAGCTCCTATAAGGGCAAGTGTCCTTTTCATAACGAAAAGACGGCTTCTTTTACAGTGTCGCCGGATAAGCAGCTGTATCACTGCTTTGGCTGCGGCGTAGGAGGAAATGTTATTGGCTTTGTCATGGCCATTGAAAATCTTCCTTTTGTGGATGCGCTGAAGTTTTTAGCCAGACGGGCGCATATTATTCTGCCGGAGAACGGCAGCAGTGCCGAGGATAATGAACGATACCGGAAAAAAGAACGCCTTTATGAACTGCACCGTGAGCTGGCCAACTATTACTATCTTTGTCTTAAAAAAAACCGAAATGCACAGTACTATCTGGCAGGCCGCAAGATCACACCGGAAACCATCAGGGCTTACGGCCTGGGACTGGCGCCGGATGGCTGGCAGAACGCTCTGGGGTTCCTGCGTCAAAGGGGGTATACTGATCAGGAGATGCTGGATTCCGGACTGGTGATGCGCAGTGAAAATGGGCGTATGTACGATCGTTTCAGGAACCGCATCATGTTTCCGATTCTGAACGCTACAGGCCGGATTATTGGCTTTGGCGGCAGGCGGATCAGCGAGGAGGATCACGGGCCAAAGTATTTAAACTCACCGGAAACCATGATTTTTTCAAAGGGAACCGAGCTTTTTAATATGAATCATGCCAAAAGCAATATTGTCGGTGGGCAGATGCTCATCGTCGAGGGCTATATGGATGTGATCTCACTTTATCAGCATGGCGTACGCAACACAGTAGCCGCTCTCGGCACAGCCTTTACCGCTTATCACGCAGCCCTTTTGGGGCGCTATGTGGGGGAGGTAGTGCTCAGCTTCGACGGTGACGCCGCTGGAGAAAGCGCTACGCAAAAAGCCATTACAATCTTGAAAAATACACCGTTGAATGTTAAAATATTAAGGTTACCCATTGAGGATGACCCGGACACTTATATTCAGAAGCACGGCAGAGAAGCCTTTGAGAAAAAAGTGACTGAGGCCATCACCATTGTCGAGTATGAGATCGGCCTTCTGAGGAATAAATTTGATCTCAGTCAAACCGACGGCCGGATTAAATACATTAATCAGGCCATCGCAGTGCTGAGACAGCTCTCCGATGAGGTTCAGATCGATCTTTACAGCAAGCGTCTTGCCAGAGAAACCGGAATTGACCTCAAGGTTATAAGACGGGAGGTATACCGCAAAAAGCCTATGGAACTGACGGAAGAGGATGTTGGCGAAAAGATTGACTACTGGCAGAAAATGCCAAAAGCCTATGAGGAGGCCCAGATTCTTTTTCTCAGAAAGGGAATGATGGAGCCAGAGGTCTTTAAATCCGGAAGACTGAGGGCAGAGCACTTTAGCCCGGGGTTTTTCAGAGAGCTTTATGTGCTTATTACAGGGCTGCTGGAAAAGGGTGAGCATCTGTCACCGGCAGCGCTTATGAACCATTTTGAGGATGCGGAGCAGGTAAAGCCAGTATCCGCTATTTTGATGGATGATACTCCTGTCGAAAGCGCGAAACTGGAGGAATGTATCAAAACCATCATGCATTTTTACCGTTTGACCGAAATCGAGCGGATAAAA containing:
- a CDS encoding DNA alkylation repair protein, producing MTIREELFLLAENDYRRFQQKLLPDHCELIGVRLPILRKIAKRIVKEDYPLFLSQGPEDYFEEKMLKGMVIGYLDPEKAGLDTIIASINTFIPKIDNWSVCDSFCSGLKHARAYPELFWGFVLSKLKSSDAFTLRFGIVMLLFYYIDEAYIHQTIELLDAVRHEDYYVKMAVAWALSMCYVRFPDITLSYLLGETALDIFTYNKTLQKIIESRQVSPEEKARIRLMKKRN
- the dnaG gene encoding DNA primase, whose product is MAPRYSEEVINQVLQANDIIDVVSEYVTLKKAGSSYKGKCPFHNEKTASFTVSPDKQLYHCFGCGVGGNVIGFVMAIENLPFVDALKFLARRAHIILPENGSSAEDNERYRKKERLYELHRELANYYYLCLKKNRNAQYYLAGRKITPETIRAYGLGLAPDGWQNALGFLRQRGYTDQEMLDSGLVMRSENGRMYDRFRNRIMFPILNATGRIIGFGGRRISEEDHGPKYLNSPETMIFSKGTELFNMNHAKSNIVGGQMLIVEGYMDVISLYQHGVRNTVAALGTAFTAYHAALLGRYVGEVVLSFDGDAAGESATQKAITILKNTPLNVKILRLPIEDDPDTYIQKHGREAFEKKVTEAITIVEYEIGLLRNKFDLSQTDGRIKYINQAIAVLRQLSDEVQIDLYSKRLARETGIDLKVIRREVYRKKPMELTEEDVGEKIDYWQKMPKAYEEAQILFLRKGMMEPEVFKSGRLRAEHFSPGFFRELYVLITGLLEKGEHLSPAALMNHFEDAEQVKPVSAILMDDTPVESAKLEECIKTIMHFYRLTEIERIKQEISKASEEEAAVLMNKMITLKKEM